A window of Phragmites australis chromosome 2, lpPhrAust1.1, whole genome shotgun sequence genomic DNA:
AGATGGCCAACGATCCAGTCCACATCATGTTTACGTATACCACTAGCAGTGGTGGGAGTATGCTGATGTCCAATCCCAGGGTTCTGGTGGTCGCCGAgaaggaggcggaggtggccaTAGTGGAGGAGCACTTCGGGGTTGGAGAAGAAGGTGGTTTCTATTGGGCCAACCCGGTGGTGGAGATTGTCATTGACGAGGGCGCAAGGGTGGTTCATTCATATGTGCAGCGGCAATCGTTTGCAGCAGCGCATACGAAATGGACCGTTGTCCAGCAGGTGAGTCTGTATTTTACATAAATGTCGTATGATACTTGTaaaaattgtaattatggatGTGAAGTTTGAATGTGATATGTGATGATAAGAGAAGCCAATTATGATTAAATTGTAGAGGGACATTGTTACAATTATCGAATCAATTCTGAACTGTGGGCATTGGTCATGCCAGTAGAGGGTCATCGTCTGAATCACTGAATCAGTTCTGGGCTGGGGGCATTGGTCATGCCAGTCTTTTTGTTTTAGCTACACCATAACTCGAGATAGTCGCCTTCATATTGCTACTGGGAGAGTAGTAATTATGGGTATAAGGGGAGTGATGCTTGTTCTAGCAGGTTTGGACTGCAATAGATTAATCCAGCCTATATGACTGCTATTGTAAATAGTAATTATGGAATCAGGGGAGTTATGCTTGCTGTAGCGAGTTTGGACTGTGATAGATTAATCCAGCTTATATGAGAGGGGAGAATCAGTCTCGTTAATTCTGAAACCTTTTTTCTTTCAGGATACATCTAGTAAATATGAGTTTGTTGAGGTCAGCACTGGAGCAAGATTGAACAGGCACAATCTCCATATCCAGCAATTAGGCCCTGAGACTGAAACGGAATTGTCGACGCTTCACTTAACATCTCAGAACAAACAGATACATGATCTCCATAGCAGACTGATACTTGATCATCCCAGAGGTTTTTCACGACAGCTCCACAAATGCATCGCTTGTGGTGCAGGGAATAGCATATTTGATGGCAATATTAAAGTCAACAGGTATTCCATCAGGCTACTTCATGAagtgttttcttttgttcttctgGGAGAAATTTCATCTATTCCAGTCATCTTTCTAACCAGCATTGCAGAATTGTAGATTTTTGAGTTTGGTGTCCTATGTAATACGGACTTTTCTAGTTGTTCAATATTTCAAACTAGCTGAATATAGGACATCCTAAGATTATAAATCTGTCTAGGATGGTTTTATGTTAAACTCGAATAGAACATAGTGGTTGTAAGATGTTGTGGTGTGTTCATGAAATGAGAAAGTTAAAAGCAGAAAGCCTGAAACTTTTTTAGTTGTAGATAGATGCAGCAGTGCAAAGCTGTTAGTAGCATTCTTCTGTATTTAGGAAATATGTACTATGTCATTTTTGGATGTGCCAAGATAAGCAATGTCAATACTTAATCATGACACAATTTTGTCTGCAGCTACAATCCTATATTATTGTCCTAATATTCTGATGCTATTTATTCACAGGTATGCACAACAAACTGATGCTGGGCAAGAAACCAAGTGTCTTATCCTATCACCAAAGGCTCTTGTTAATGTTAAGCCCAACCTTCAGATTATTGCTGATGATGTGAAATGTACTCATGGTGCTGCCATCAGTGGTGAGCTTGATCCCAATGAGCTCTTCTACTTCCAAGCGAGAGGCATTAATAAGCAAACTGCAACGGATGCCCTACTTTTCTTCTTTGGAGGCCATGTGATAAAGCGCATACCTTTTAAGCCTATAAATGAGAAGATATTAGCACAGTTCAAAGATTTGCTTACTTCCTGTAGACAAACAACGGATGGAGCTCTTCTTTCATGATATTGTTTCGGTTAGCTCAACACATATTGGTCGGATGAGAAGATTCGAGAACGTTAGAAACATATCGGTGAGAAGGTGCTATGAGCTCCAAAagcatattattattttttgcaaatgttACATTATAATTAGAGTCGACTCTGTactcatattattattttttgcaaatgttACATTATAATTAGAGTTGACTCTGTACTTTAAAAAGGTTTTGTAAAGATATGCAACATCTCTGTGGAACAGATAACTCCACAGATAAAGCCCACATTTTGTAATTTCCATGCGTACGTACGGTTCTATATTTCAGCGTTAGTTCGAATTGTTCCTGCGAGTCAATTTTGTAATCTCCAGTTCGATGGAACATGATGTTTTGATGCTTCTGTGTTTCTGTGCGTACCGACTACCGAGTAGCATTAGCAAGCACAGATGTTACTTACGAGAATGCACTTGCGCTCGTAACTTCAAGCGATTAGATGGACGTTATCGAGCATCATGTCTCTTTAAATAAGAATAAACTCTCAACAAGATAATAGCATATTGTTATAACAAAACGTTGTCCATCCCAAGCTGTGCTATGAGGTTTGTCGTCAAAATGTTGGTTGCATCAATTATTGACACACTGGACAGTGCAAATTCAGAAACTGCAAACTGGGGGCAATTTGCATTGCAGACACATCGAAGGTAGGGGACTAAAAAACTTGTCACTTTCAAAGTTACATCCAAATATTCTGGTTCCACTGCAGATAACAGTTACATCCTTTTGCATTGCACACAACAGTTACTTTTGTGCCCAACAATAACTTATTATTACAGCATAACAAAAGTACTAAGAACCATACAATTATGATGGTTCAATTCAAAATTACAAACAAATATTCTGCCGCACTGCTGATAACAGTAACATTCCGTTGCATTGCACACAAGGTATGCTTTGCCGAACTCGATTCCTCACTGAATAACAGGCAACAAATTCACGTCAGTACCCACTATCAGCAACAGTACAACAATGCATGATCAGAAGTGAAACGCTTACCTTCTTCTGGTGCCCGTCAGACGGACCATGCTCGGTTCTCTGGTTGACGATGTAGAAGAGCACGAGCGAGATCACGCTGAGTGCCAGAGAAGCGCCGATGAGGGCGAGGACGGCGAGAATTCTTGCGCTCTCTTCAAGCTCTTCTGGACCGCTCCCTGACGCTGTCCTGGTACTATCGACGCCATGCTGCCCTTGGCCGCGGACACCATCTCCTTCTCACCCACTCCGACCTCTGTTCCGGCGGGACGCGGGTTAGGTAAATGAGGAACCTGTTCCAAAAAACAATGGCACTCCGACTATCCTCGGGGGCTGTGGCCTCGGCTTCCTCTGGGATGAAGTGATAAGGGCGGCGCTGCTTCCTGCTGCAACTGCGAGAAGGTAGCTGGCATGATgagggcgccggcgccgccgcatCCTTCTCGACAGCGCCGCTCTTGCCATCGTCGGATTTCGGCATTTCTCCGGCGAGCCGGGCTTCATCTTGGCTTCTTCGCCGGCGTTGGCCATTGCAGAGACACTGCCGCATAGCCCAGTCACCGCCGTTGAGCTGAAGCTGGCAGAGGGAGGTGGACTCCCTGAGGCTAGTGGTGCGCCAGAAACATAAACATTGGCGCCGTCCGACGCTGCGGCTCCCACAGCGATCGAGCGAGTCCGGTCGTAGTGCTTCTTGCTTCGGAGCAGCAGGCGGCGATTGAAGGATGGCAGCGTCAGGCGCGCGCGCAAGGATCGATATGCTGACAAATTCATGGTCAGAATAAAAAAGACAACCAAGAACAGAGGAGCCCTTCGAGTTGGAATGGAAACCTTACCGACACGAGTCGCCGATGGGTTATTGGGCACTTCATTGCCCAACGCAGCGACCTCCCCGGACTCCTCCTGCAGCGGTTCCTGCCCTAATGAACCAAGAACGTAATCAATAACGGAGCATTCGGGATTTAGAATCGTCGCTCCCTCACCGAATCAAAGATCACCTCAAGATCCTCGTCGCTCTCCGACCCTGCAGAGTCATGGCACCGGCATTGTCCATCTCCGAGGCGTCCTCCTGCTCCGACGATGCGGCTCCCATGGAAAACGAGCGAGTCGTGCCATACTCCTCCCTGCTTCGGATTGGCAGGCAGCGATTGGAGGATGGCGGCGTcggacgcgcgcgcgcgcaagGATCGATATGCTGACAAATGCATGGTCAGAAACAACAAGACAACCAAGAATAGAGCAGCCCTTCGATCGGGTTGGAATGGAAACCTTACCGACGCGAGTTGCCGATGGGTTCTTAGGCACCACATGGTCTTCGTTCTTGGCGCTTCCCTCCGACTCCTCCGGCAAGGGTTCCTGCTTCAGCGAACCAGGAACGAAATCAAGAACGAAGCCTTTTGGAATTAGGAAACGTCGCTCGCTAGCCACCCGGATTTAAACAAACATCACCTCAAGATCCTCCTCTTCGTCGCTCTCCGACCCCGCATCGCCATGGC
This region includes:
- the LOC133895849 gene encoding protein ABCI7, chloroplastic-like yields the protein MSSPSPLCAASCCSIPLHAPPALLRFRRPAISVSASATRAAPAVSDDLVLRIAEQLEDSVTSSSSPLLDPLRSASALSLLSTPWPTRRSSEAFRFTDISYLRSLPISLPSRAPELAPPSSPFPSYVLFCDGILVSASGAHVSALADLPHGRARDRTAAALAASAEFAHKDLFFDFNAVGARDIAVVHVPEGVKMANDPVHIMFTYTTSSGGSMLMSNPRVLVVAEKEAEVAIVEEHFGVGEEGGFYWANPVVEIVIDEGARVVHSYVQRQSFAAAHTKWTVVQQDTSSKYEFVEVSTGARLNRHNLHIQQLGPETETELSTLHLTSQNKQIHDLHSRLILDHPRGFSRQLHKCIACGAGNSIFDGNIKVNRYAQQTDAGQETKCLILSPKALVNVKPNLQIIADDVKCTHGAAISGELDPNELFYFQARGINKQTATDALLFFFGGHVIKRIPFKPINEKILAQFKDLLTSCRQTTDGALLS